In a single window of the Leptospira sanjuanensis genome:
- the impL63 gene encoding cytoplasmic membrane protein ImpL63: MTKRSKYLFSFLFLFFAIQTGIQAQLWMPPGRQYMHPADPFTYDLGINKYQNDYYLYVAPTVNFNFGGDFGASLTVPLNFLMYDVDPKQENSKIGKLRSFDYNEKSDYLRLINNIWFGQYGKYTPGEVTYSAYLGKMFDGYIGHGTIVNRYVNNQRLDVYNVGLQADINSDYGGVQVFANSIYTREVSSARVYIRPFAVGFKLFDIITGRAKFLTMLTVGQGNVADEAGRKKVYEEVGAEEKESYRALIEDQKTKEKKEEMIPADKKPEKPQNLKELFNQDNFSNRFAIGYTTAFDNKAPLELKFDTTGKLRVDDNNNPLVKSTEKLTITGFDFEYKLLSAKYIELTPYYDVNKIKQIDGAKGTHYGAILRLGGKDIYLQVKPEYRNMTANYIPMYFDSFYELERYQSNLQSNIPQTKLEAAKLADPDAAKVKGYFTTVLFSFYRIAVESNYENYSGPNNSRVFVGVYIPLGTLVLLNGYYMKKGFDENKEAFKLDDRSQGALELAINLGFAAVRLQNVRKWVYNTTSSQYEAQDEQKVLFSSNLTF, from the coding sequence ATGACCAAACGCTCGAAATATCTATTTTCTTTCCTATTTCTTTTCTTTGCCATTCAGACAGGAATTCAGGCTCAACTCTGGATGCCTCCCGGCAGACAATACATGCATCCCGCAGATCCGTTTACGTATGATCTCGGGATCAACAAATACCAGAACGACTACTATCTCTATGTCGCACCGACGGTGAACTTCAACTTCGGGGGGGATTTCGGAGCGTCTTTGACCGTTCCTTTGAACTTTTTGATGTATGACGTCGATCCGAAACAGGAGAATTCCAAAATCGGAAAGTTGCGTTCCTTCGATTACAACGAAAAGAGCGATTATCTTCGATTGATCAACAATATCTGGTTCGGACAATACGGAAAATACACACCCGGAGAAGTCACGTATTCCGCGTATTTGGGAAAGATGTTCGACGGTTATATCGGACACGGAACGATCGTAAACCGGTACGTCAACAACCAACGACTGGATGTGTACAACGTGGGTCTTCAGGCCGACATCAACAGCGATTACGGAGGGGTGCAGGTATTTGCGAACTCCATTTACACGAGAGAAGTCAGTTCCGCCCGCGTTTATATCCGTCCTTTCGCCGTAGGATTCAAACTCTTTGATATCATCACGGGCCGCGCGAAATTCTTAACCATGTTGACCGTGGGACAGGGAAACGTAGCGGACGAGGCGGGAAGAAAAAAGGTCTACGAAGAAGTAGGAGCGGAAGAGAAAGAATCTTATCGCGCTTTGATCGAAGATCAAAAGACGAAAGAGAAAAAAGAGGAGATGATACCCGCGGATAAAAAACCGGAAAAGCCGCAGAACCTCAAAGAACTTTTCAATCAGGATAACTTTAGCAATCGTTTTGCGATCGGATACACGACCGCATTCGACAACAAGGCCCCTTTGGAATTGAAGTTCGATACGACCGGAAAACTAAGAGTGGACGACAACAACAATCCTCTCGTAAAATCCACGGAGAAGTTGACGATCACCGGTTTCGACTTCGAATACAAATTGTTAAGCGCCAAATACATCGAACTCACTCCGTATTACGACGTGAATAAGATCAAACAGATCGACGGAGCGAAAGGAACGCATTACGGAGCAATTCTTCGTTTGGGCGGCAAGGACATCTATCTTCAGGTAAAACCGGAATACAGAAATATGACCGCCAATTATATTCCGATGTATTTCGACAGTTTCTACGAATTGGAACGCTATCAAAGCAATCTGCAGAGCAATATCCCGCAGACGAAACTCGAAGCGGCAAAGTTAGCCGATCCCGATGCCGCCAAGGTAAAAGGATACTTTACGACCGTGTTGTTCAGCTTTTACAGAATCGCCGTCGAATCCAATTACGAAAATTATTCCGGACCGAACAACTCTCGGGTGTTCGTCGGGGTTTATATTCCATTGGGCACCTTGGTTCTGTTAAACGGATATTATATGAAGAAGGGTTTCGACGAAAACAAGGAAGCCTTTAAACTCGACGATCGTTCTCAAGGCGCCTTGGAACTCGCGATCAATCTCGGATTTGCAGCGGTTCGTTTGCAGAACGTCCGCAAGTGGGTTTACAATACGACATCGAGTCAATACGAAGCGCAGGACGAACAGAAGGTTCTTTTTTCGAGCAACTTAACGTTCTAA
- a CDS encoding 16S rRNA (uracil(1498)-N(3))-methyltransferase: MNLLICKEEWRIGNSNRFSINDPQRTEHIFKILNKRSGDRLKTGLLDKSLGLLKIEEIGPKALTGTYKPILIPKPRFPEVHLLIAVNRPPTVRKILQLAGTWGVATIRFFLSKNARKEYRTSPIWNRNEIESELVEGMEQGKNIFLPKVRWDFEKRADAVLEETLSAESGFGLRWILDRKGDSPSRIIREKKSHAEFRMDSPLKILAAIGPESGFIKSEIDFWKEKGFQTLHLSSRVLRTETAVAFLLARLEESELFLER, translated from the coding sequence TTGAATCTTTTAATCTGCAAAGAAGAATGGAGAATCGGAAACTCGAACCGTTTTTCCATCAACGATCCGCAACGCACCGAACATATATTCAAAATTCTGAATAAACGATCGGGAGACCGTCTGAAAACGGGACTCTTAGACAAAAGCCTGGGTTTACTTAAGATCGAAGAAATCGGACCCAAGGCATTGACCGGAACGTACAAACCGATTCTGATTCCGAAACCTCGTTTTCCGGAAGTGCATCTTTTAATCGCGGTCAACCGTCCCCCGACGGTTCGGAAGATTCTCCAGTTGGCCGGAACCTGGGGTGTGGCGACAATCCGCTTCTTTCTGAGTAAAAACGCCAGAAAAGAATATCGAACCTCCCCGATTTGGAATCGAAACGAAATCGAATCGGAACTTGTGGAAGGGATGGAACAAGGAAAAAATATCTTTCTGCCGAAGGTTCGCTGGGATTTCGAAAAACGAGCGGACGCTGTTTTAGAAGAAACTCTTTCCGCGGAAAGCGGTTTCGGACTTCGTTGGATTTTAGATCGAAAAGGAGATTCTCCGTCGAGAATCATTCGCGAAAAAAAATCGCATGCAGAATTTCGAATGGATTCTCCCTTGAAAATTTTGGCGGCTATCGGCCCGGAAAGCGGTTTTATCAAAAGTGAAATCGATTTTTGGAAAGAAAAAGGATTTCAAACCCTTCACCTTTCCAGCCGTGTTTTGCGGACCGAAACCGCCGTCGCGTTTCTTTTGGCCCGACTGGAAGAATCGGAACTCTTTTTAGAACGTTAA
- the fcpB gene encoding flagellar-coiling protein FcpB has translation MKLQKLFLVVLVAISTAVFSQQNSNADQKSQSDAQLGQSILETERKLDEKIFELNQRLTRHTVLMKMKVRVLPFRTVLFKGKANNDECAPALNQEDPANNCIRVEVYDFIRDEERGLNKTVQGSLAKYMEIYFEGQNSNDPEPRSEPPRNINKLKSKIYKNNMVLEDKIISEVMDRGPNTQPSHNDKVEVFFQKDNYPEYGRPETPAEKGVGKYILAGVENTKTHPIRNSFKKEFYIKHLDQFDRLFTKIFDYNDQLGNENYKENVDALKESLRY, from the coding sequence ATGAAACTTCAAAAGCTATTTTTAGTAGTTCTCGTCGCAATTTCTACTGCGGTATTTTCTCAGCAAAATTCCAACGCAGACCAGAAATCACAATCAGACGCTCAGTTAGGCCAGTCCATTCTGGAAACAGAGAGAAAACTCGATGAAAAGATCTTCGAATTGAACCAAAGACTGACACGTCATACGGTTCTTATGAAGATGAAAGTGAGAGTTCTCCCGTTCAGAACCGTTCTGTTTAAAGGAAAGGCGAACAACGACGAATGTGCTCCCGCACTCAATCAGGAAGATCCGGCAAACAACTGCATCCGTGTTGAAGTTTACGACTTTATCCGCGATGAAGAAAGAGGATTGAACAAAACCGTTCAAGGATCTCTCGCAAAATACATGGAGATCTACTTCGAAGGTCAAAACAGCAATGATCCTGAGCCTAGATCCGAACCTCCAAGAAATATCAACAAACTGAAATCCAAAATCTATAAGAATAATATGGTTCTGGAAGACAAGATCATCTCCGAAGTGATGGACAGAGGACCGAACACTCAACCGTCTCACAACGATAAGGTGGAAGTTTTCTTTCAAAAAGACAACTATCCGGAGTACGGTCGTCCGGAAACCCCCGCTGAAAAAGGCGTCGGGAAATACATCCTCGCGGGCGTTGAGAACACAAAAACTCACCCGATCCGCAACTCGTTCAAAAAGGAATTCTATATCAAACATCTGGACCAGTTTGATAGACTCTTTACCAAAATTTTCGATTACAACGATCAGTTAGGAAACGAAAATTACAAAGAGAACGTAGACGCTCTGAAGGAATCTCTCCGCTACTAA
- a CDS encoding AAA family ATPase, translating into MSSPSSSESASDNTIPSEVDFTKTKSFLHEELSVLGFSNADLPVVTSEKKDLKIEFGVSSVSKTALFDCLQILKNHIENLRIHTFEPGYYCIQALHENLFETKNLLDTIRFRFYSGRTKNRVEITKKGDFTREELFATLELFKFLKSEKGAETAKPEELLASLGVEVFHPLDAEKNGKSVTFDQVAGYDGVKQQILESIILPLKNPDMLAELSKLTRKFPSDTRPRAVLFEGDPGVGKTTMARVVSCMTGLPLIYVPVESIMSKYYGESAQNMAYVFDAAALFPACLIFLDEIDSLAGSREEGMFEATRKILSVLLRKIDGFSSQRNSVTIGATNRKQDLDHALLSRFDRTIYFPLPDLSERAKVLETYAVHLSETERTKISEGLNGHSGRTIRDFCDLVERKWASYLIEKGLKPVPPPYELYLENSSTRSK; encoded by the coding sequence TTGAGTTCCCCCTCATCCTCCGAATCGGCTTCCGACAACACGATTCCTTCCGAAGTCGATTTTACGAAAACCAAGAGCTTTTTACACGAAGAACTGAGCGTGCTTGGATTCTCCAACGCCGATCTTCCCGTTGTAACCTCCGAAAAAAAAGATCTTAAGATAGAATTCGGTGTTTCCTCCGTTTCCAAAACGGCCCTCTTTGATTGTCTTCAAATTCTGAAGAATCATATCGAGAACCTGCGAATTCATACGTTCGAGCCGGGATACTACTGCATCCAAGCCCTCCATGAAAATCTCTTCGAAACCAAAAATCTTTTGGATACGATCCGCTTTCGATTCTATTCCGGAAGAACCAAAAATCGAGTCGAAATCACCAAAAAGGGAGATTTTACAAGAGAAGAATTGTTCGCGACCCTCGAACTCTTTAAATTCTTAAAATCGGAAAAAGGGGCCGAAACCGCAAAACCGGAAGAACTCTTGGCGTCTCTGGGCGTAGAAGTCTTTCATCCCTTGGACGCGGAGAAGAACGGAAAATCAGTTACCTTCGATCAAGTCGCAGGATACGACGGGGTAAAACAACAGATTCTGGAATCCATCATTCTTCCTTTAAAAAACCCCGACATGCTCGCGGAACTCTCCAAACTCACGCGCAAGTTTCCGAGCGACACAAGGCCGCGAGCCGTTCTTTTTGAAGGAGATCCGGGTGTCGGAAAAACGACGATGGCCCGCGTGGTTTCCTGTATGACGGGACTTCCTTTGATCTATGTTCCGGTGGAATCCATCATGAGTAAATACTATGGAGAAAGCGCGCAGAACATGGCCTACGTCTTCGATGCGGCCGCGCTCTTTCCCGCCTGTTTGATCTTTCTGGACGAGATCGATTCGCTCGCAGGAAGCAGAGAAGAAGGAATGTTCGAAGCCACTCGTAAGATTCTTTCCGTTCTGTTACGAAAGATCGATGGTTTCAGTAGCCAGAGAAATTCCGTTACCATCGGAGCTACGAACCGAAAGCAGGATTTGGATCACGCTCTTCTCTCCCGATTCGATCGAACCATCTACTTCCCGTTACCCGATCTTTCCGAACGTGCTAAGGTTCTGGAGACATATGCCGTCCATCTTTCCGAAACCGAGCGAACCAAAATCTCGGAAGGTTTAAACGGACATTCGGGAAGAACGATTCGGGATTTCTGCGATTTGGTGGAGCGCAAATGGGCCTCCTATCTCATTGAAAAAGGATTGAAACCGGTCCCACCACCGTATGAACTGTATCTGGAAAATAGCTCCACCCGATCGAAATAA
- the fliN gene encoding flagellar motor switch protein FliN gives MGEGSLSQEDIDALLTGGGGDAAPGAGSGSDFNLSGELDSLLGGGGDAPGGGGGGSDAPSFADISAALGPSSTPAPSAPRPASRQASPSQSTNLNLLMDVNLALTVELGRTNMFIKDVNGLNEGVVVELDKNVGEDLDILANGRLVGRGKLVAMDDFYGIQITEIVEQSRRL, from the coding sequence ATGGGAGAAGGGTCACTCTCACAGGAAGATATAGACGCCCTTTTGACGGGCGGAGGCGGTGACGCCGCACCTGGAGCCGGAAGCGGATCCGATTTTAATCTCAGTGGAGAATTGGATTCTCTGTTGGGTGGAGGAGGCGATGCTCCCGGAGGCGGAGGGGGCGGATCGGATGCGCCTTCCTTTGCGGATATTTCCGCGGCGCTTGGACCTTCTTCGACCCCTGCACCTTCCGCGCCAAGACCGGCTTCTCGTCAAGCTTCGCCGTCTCAATCCACGAACTTAAACTTACTGATGGACGTAAACCTGGCTCTTACGGTGGAGTTGGGAAGAACCAATATGTTTATCAAGGACGTAAACGGTCTGAACGAGGGTGTTGTCGTAGAATTGGATAAGAATGTCGGCGAAGATTTAGATATTCTTGCCAACGGCCGCTTGGTCGGAAGAGGTAAGCTCGTCGCGATGGACGACTTTTACGGGATTCAAATTACGGAGATCGTGGAACAAAGCAGAAGACTTTGA
- a CDS encoding SPFH domain-containing protein → METFQTTFVMIFWTLFGIYFAYKLYRSIRIVSAQDCIVVEKFGKYSRTLHAGLHLLWPFIEKDAYYHTLKEQATDVPPQTCITKDNVKVDMDGILYLKVLDPHKASYGINDYQFAASQLAQTTMRAIIGTMDLDVTFETRDAINSKILEVLDQATEPWGIKVNRYEIVNITPPKSILEAMEKEKKAQITKKAQISLSEGDRDARINRSLGFKEEAINKSEGEKQKRINEAEGVAKEVEAIATATAKGIELLAQSINAKGGKDAVKLRIGQKFIKEFEKISGKKTEIVLPLNLTNFRSILKSVLGNVDQKN, encoded by the coding sequence ATGGAAACGTTTCAAACCACGTTCGTAATGATATTCTGGACCTTGTTCGGAATCTACTTCGCATACAAACTCTACCGCTCGATTCGAATCGTTTCAGCGCAGGATTGTATCGTCGTCGAAAAGTTCGGTAAATACAGTAGAACTCTGCATGCGGGCCTTCATCTTCTTTGGCCTTTTATCGAAAAGGACGCCTACTACCACACTCTCAAGGAACAAGCGACCGACGTTCCTCCGCAGACTTGTATCACCAAGGATAACGTGAAAGTGGACATGGACGGAATTCTTTATTTGAAAGTGTTGGATCCGCACAAAGCGAGTTACGGAATCAACGACTATCAATTCGCCGCTTCCCAGCTCGCGCAAACCACGATGCGTGCCATCATCGGAACCATGGACTTGGACGTTACGTTCGAAACACGGGACGCGATCAACAGCAAGATCTTAGAAGTGCTCGATCAAGCTACCGAGCCTTGGGGAATCAAGGTGAATCGTTACGAGATCGTAAACATCACTCCACCGAAATCGATCTTAGAAGCGATGGAAAAAGAGAAAAAAGCGCAGATCACGAAGAAGGCGCAAATCTCCTTATCCGAAGGGGATCGCGACGCGAGAATCAACCGTTCTCTCGGTTTTAAGGAAGAAGCGATCAACAAGTCCGAAGGGGAAAAACAAAAACGGATCAACGAGGCTGAAGGGGTCGCTAAGGAAGTGGAAGCGATCGCAACCGCTACCGCAAAAGGGATCGAACTTTTGGCTCAGTCCATCAATGCAAAAGGCGGAAAAGACGCGGTCAAACTCAGAATCGGCCAGAAGTTCATTAAGGAATTTGAAAAGATTTCCGGCAAGAAAACGGAAATCGTTCTTCCGTTGAATCTGACGAATTTCCGTTCCATCCTGAAATCCGTTTTAGGGAACGTGGATCAGAAAAATTAA
- a CDS encoding SPFH domain-containing protein produces the protein MSAGFIFTLFFIALIYLIRKTFIIVPQQFCYVVERVGVFKGALEAGFHFLWPVIEVVKYRQSLKESAIDIPPQMCITKDNVSIAVDGILYLKVVDPYKASYAIENYMLATQQLAQTTLRSEIGKLILDQTFAERDDINSHVVRALDEATDPWGIKVTRYEIKNISPPKEILHEMEEQVKAERVKRAEITISEGEKLSRINRSVGEKEEAINVSEGEKMKKINEAEGKALEIELIAEAKAKGIRMIAESISREGGGEAVNLQITEDYLTGLGEILSVSKTTILPTELANIAGVFEGLSKVTGKLPEIKAPKEKEGQ, from the coding sequence ATGTCCGCAGGGTTTATATTCACGCTATTCTTCATAGCGCTGATCTATCTGATTCGAAAAACGTTCATCATCGTTCCTCAACAATTTTGTTACGTCGTGGAACGCGTGGGAGTTTTTAAAGGAGCCTTGGAAGCGGGTTTTCATTTTCTCTGGCCCGTCATCGAAGTCGTCAAGTACAGACAAAGTCTCAAAGAAAGCGCGATCGACATTCCTCCGCAGATGTGTATCACAAAGGATAACGTTTCCATCGCGGTGGACGGAATTCTTTATCTGAAAGTAGTCGATCCGTATAAGGCTTCGTATGCCATCGAAAATTATATGCTCGCGACGCAACAACTCGCGCAGACGACTCTTCGTTCCGAAATCGGAAAACTCATTCTCGATCAGACGTTCGCGGAACGGGACGATATCAATTCCCACGTTGTGCGCGCTTTGGACGAAGCGACCGATCCTTGGGGAATCAAGGTGACAAGATACGAAATCAAGAACATCTCCCCTCCGAAAGAAATTCTCCATGAAATGGAAGAGCAAGTAAAAGCGGAGCGCGTCAAACGCGCTGAGATCACGATCTCGGAAGGAGAAAAACTTTCCCGGATCAATCGCTCCGTAGGTGAAAAAGAAGAAGCCATCAACGTTTCCGAAGGGGAAAAAATGAAAAAGATCAACGAGGCCGAAGGAAAGGCTTTGGAGATCGAGCTGATCGCAGAGGCGAAAGCCAAAGGAATCCGTATGATCGCGGAATCGATTTCTCGCGAAGGGGGCGGAGAAGCGGTCAATTTACAAATCACGGAAGATTATCTCACGGGCCTCGGTGAAATTCTAAGCGTTTCCAAAACTACGATCCTTCCGACCGAACTCGCAAACATCGCGGGAGTGTTCGAAGGTCTTTCCAAAGTTACCGGAAAACTTCCGGAAATCAAAGCTCCGAAAGAAAAGGAAGGTCAATAA
- a CDS encoding NfeD family protein, which translates to MPDFLSNLPVTLWIGGGVLLILAEFFIPGTFVAFLGTAGILTGIVVYFFDISLGWQLGLWASLSTLLIYAGSETIRKIFPAQTEHSVPENDQIGRLVPVVKDVLVERKGGRVLFQGVEWDAVSKKSRIPKGSKARILSRDNLTFLVEPLELPED; encoded by the coding sequence ATGCCTGATTTTCTTTCCAACCTTCCCGTAACGCTCTGGATCGGCGGCGGCGTTCTTTTGATTCTCGCCGAATTTTTTATACCCGGAACCTTCGTCGCCTTTTTGGGAACCGCCGGTATTCTCACGGGAATCGTCGTTTATTTTTTCGATATTTCCCTCGGGTGGCAACTCGGGTTGTGGGCCTCGCTTTCCACTCTTCTCATCTACGCGGGAAGCGAGACCATTCGAAAAATCTTTCCGGCTCAAACAGAACACTCGGTTCCGGAAAATGATCAGATCGGAAGATTGGTTCCGGTCGTCAAAGACGTTCTTGTGGAACGTAAGGGAGGAAGAGTTCTCTTTCAAGGAGTCGAGTGGGACGCCGTTTCCAAAAAGAGTCGGATTCCCAAAGGAAGCAAAGCGAGAATTTTAAGCCGAGACAATCTCACCTTTCTCGTGGAACCCTTGGAACTTCCGGAAGACTGA
- a CDS encoding heme-binding domain-containing protein: protein MKKKLLLGFVLALFLLQFLPLNPPGGDNREEIETSDEVKKILRKSCYDCHSDLTVWPWYSKIFPVNAYLYHHVEEGKAELNFSQWKTLTKKEKSTRGDSILETLEEGEMPPADYVLFHPSAKISPEELDVLKNWIQDLEEEYQKEE, encoded by the coding sequence ATGAAAAAGAAACTTCTTCTCGGATTCGTTTTAGCGCTCTTCCTCCTGCAATTCCTACCTTTAAACCCTCCCGGTGGAGACAATCGAGAGGAGATCGAAACCTCCGATGAAGTCAAAAAAATATTGAGGAAATCCTGTTACGACTGTCACTCCGATCTGACGGTCTGGCCTTGGTATTCCAAAATTTTTCCGGTCAATGCGTATCTCTATCATCATGTGGAAGAAGGAAAAGCGGAACTTAATTTTTCGCAGTGGAAGACTTTGACGAAAAAGGAAAAATCCACGAGAGGCGATTCGATTTTGGAAACCCTCGAAGAAGGAGAAATGCCTCCGGCGGATTACGTGCTTTTTCATCCATCCGCAAAAATCTCCCCGGAAGAATTGGACGTTTTGAAAAACTGGATTCAAGACCTGGAAGAAGAGTATCAGAAAGAAGAATGA
- the argH gene encoding argininosuccinate lyase, which produces MTGKDKKLWGGRFQEKASSIMERIGESVSFDHKLYKEDIQGSIAHARMLKQIGILNAEELSKIETSLDQIKTELEEGKLEFKSELEDVHMHIESRLTELIGETGKKLHTARSRNDQVTQDVRLYILHQGKEILKSIVSLRRSLYEKAKQSVDVILPGYTHLQVAQPIRASQYLLSWFWALERDQEFFRFALKASEELALGSGAMAGVNYPTDREFLRKELGLSKISHNSMDGVSSRDHILQFLFACSQWMIHASRICEDIILYSSQEFGILRLPDSLTTGSSIMPQKKNPDIAELIRGKAGRVIGNLNHLLVMLKGLPSTYNRDLQEDKLALFDSIETVGISLEGIREMIEGWVWVPERAESSLKNGFATATDLADFLVDQKKIPFRTAHELVGTLVGLCVERKKTLFDIPESDRISISEHFAGKEYEDAVSLSLSTDKKISYGGTSKQRQEEQLKIALESLREAETLFV; this is translated from the coding sequence ATGACTGGGAAAGACAAAAAACTCTGGGGCGGAAGATTTCAGGAAAAGGCTTCTTCGATCATGGAACGGATCGGAGAATCCGTATCCTTCGATCATAAACTTTATAAGGAAGACATTCAAGGCAGCATCGCGCACGCAAGAATGCTGAAACAAATCGGCATCTTAAACGCAGAAGAATTGTCCAAGATAGAAACTTCCCTCGACCAAATCAAAACCGAACTCGAAGAAGGAAAGCTCGAATTCAAAAGCGAGCTCGAAGACGTTCACATGCACATCGAATCCCGATTGACCGAACTCATCGGCGAGACCGGAAAAAAATTGCATACGGCCAGATCGAGAAACGATCAAGTAACTCAGGACGTACGGCTTTATATCCTTCATCAAGGAAAAGAAATTTTAAAATCCATCGTATCGCTCCGACGTTCTTTGTATGAAAAAGCCAAACAAAGCGTGGACGTAATCCTACCGGGTTATACGCATTTGCAGGTCGCGCAACCGATCCGTGCTTCTCAATATCTTCTTTCCTGGTTTTGGGCCTTGGAGAGAGATCAGGAATTTTTTCGGTTTGCGCTCAAGGCTTCGGAAGAATTGGCCTTGGGAAGCGGAGCGATGGCCGGCGTGAATTACCCGACCGATCGGGAATTCTTACGAAAAGAATTGGGGCTTTCTAAAATTTCCCACAACTCTATGGACGGGGTTTCCAGCCGGGATCATATCCTGCAATTTCTATTCGCTTGTTCGCAGTGGATGATCCACGCGTCCCGGATCTGCGAAGATATCATTTTGTATTCTTCGCAAGAGTTCGGAATTTTGCGTTTGCCCGATTCGTTGACGACCGGTTCTTCCATTATGCCTCAAAAGAAGAATCCCGATATAGCCGAACTCATCCGCGGAAAAGCGGGAAGGGTCATCGGAAATCTGAATCATCTTCTCGTGATGCTTAAGGGATTGCCTTCCACTTACAATCGAGATCTGCAGGAAGACAAGTTGGCTCTCTTTGATTCGATCGAAACCGTCGGGATCAGCTTGGAAGGAATTCGGGAAATGATCGAGGGTTGGGTTTGGGTTCCGGAAAGGGCGGAATCTTCTTTAAAAAACGGATTTGCTACCGCCACCGATCTCGCGGATTTTCTCGTGGACCAAAAGAAAATTCCGTTTCGAACCGCCCACGAGCTTGTGGGGACGCTCGTCGGTTTATGTGTGGAACGAAAAAAGACCTTGTTCGATATACCGGAATCGGATCGAATTTCGATTTCCGAACATTTTGCGGGAAAGGAATACGAGGACGCCGTCTCTCTTTCTCTTTCCACCGATAAAAAAATATCTTATGGAGGAACTTCCAAACAAAGACAAGAAGAGCAGTTAAAAATTGCGCTGGAATCTTTACGGGAAGCCGAAACATTGTTTGTATGA
- a CDS encoding peptidylprolyl isomerase yields MRIITGTVILLSFFACNRNPFAQNRYQPEVYTPSSVVVPKPDAAVIPLPEKPAVYAIFLTTQGNMAVELFDQDAPKTVQNFIDLAQGEKEFLARNGQKVKKPFYDGLTFHRVIENFMIQGGCPNGDGTGGPGYRFDDEINGKSLGLDKIQAGQAPYYQYQLQRAVANELQIKNREEAESKRELIEKAFEDAKKLSVLEILFRTGYKYNETLKSHRAIKGSLAMANAGPNTNGSQFFINQVDTPHLDGLHTVFGQLVSGADVVDRIVKAGNSKTTIKKVLIVDKRAAATTAQ; encoded by the coding sequence ATGAGAATCATCACCGGAACCGTTATCCTTCTTTCCTTTTTTGCGTGTAACCGAAATCCGTTTGCACAAAACCGTTACCAACCGGAAGTTTATACTCCTTCTTCGGTCGTAGTTCCCAAGCCGGATGCTGCGGTGATTCCTTTACCGGAAAAACCCGCCGTGTATGCGATCTTCTTAACGACTCAGGGAAACATGGCCGTGGAGCTTTTTGATCAGGACGCGCCGAAAACCGTTCAGAACTTTATCGATCTGGCACAAGGTGAAAAAGAATTCTTAGCAAGAAACGGACAAAAGGTGAAGAAACCTTTTTACGACGGACTTACGTTTCACCGAGTCATAGAGAACTTTATGATCCAAGGCGGTTGTCCGAACGGCGACGGAACCGGAGGACCGGGATACCGGTTCGACGACGAGATCAACGGAAAGTCACTCGGTCTCGACAAGATCCAAGCCGGACAAGCTCCGTATTATCAGTATCAATTGCAAAGAGCAGTCGCCAACGAACTTCAAATTAAAAACAGGGAAGAAGCCGAGTCAAAACGGGAACTGATCGAAAAAGCGTTCGAAGACGCAAAGAAGTTGTCCGTTCTCGAAATTCTTTTTAGAACCGGATATAAATACAATGAAACCTTAAAGTCTCACAGAGCGATCAAAGGTTCTCTCGCGATGGCGAATGCCGGACCGAACACGAACGGATCCCAATTTTTCATCAACCAAGTCGATACTCCTCATTTGGACGGACTTCATACGGTGTTCGGACAATTGGTTTCCGGAGCGGACGTAGTGGATCGGATCGTAAAGGCCGGAAATTCCAAAACGACGATCAAAAAAGTTCTCATCGTAGATAAAAGAGCGGCGGCGACCACGGCACAATGA